The Nicotiana tomentosiformis chromosome 9, ASM39032v3, whole genome shotgun sequence genome contains the following window.
caagataACCTTCTCGccgaccataaatgatacatcacgtgCATTctgatccgcgtagctcttctgtccggactgtgttgtgcgaagtcgctcctagatcaactttaccttttccaaggcatcctttaccaaatcaataccatataGTTTAGCCTCGCCAGACTCAAACCActcgatgggagaacgacatcgccgaccatataaatcctcaaatggagccatctcgatgctgtactgataactgttattgtaagcaaactcggccaaaggcaagaactggtcccactgtcctccaaagtcaatcacacatgctctcagcatgtcctccaatatatgaactgtccgctctgactgctagtcggtctgtggatgaaacacTGTGCTgatctctacacgggtccccaactcgttctgtacggctctccagaaatgcgaagtgaactaagggcctctatctgatatgatggaaacaggcacaccgtgcaaccgaactatctctcgaatataaatctgggccgaCCTCTATGAAGTATAGTTattcacaaccggaatgaagtgtgccgacttggtcaacctgtcgacaatgacccaaactgcatcaaacttccgtaaGGTCCGCGGAAATCCAACTACAAAgttcatagtaatgcgctcccatttccactcaggtatagtcatctgctgaagtaggccacctggcctctggtgcttatacttaacctgctggcaatttaagcacctagccacatactcaactatgtctttcttcatccgccgccaccaataatgctgtctcaagtcacgatacatcttcgtagcatctggatgaatggaataccgagaactatgtgcctcctctagaatcctctccctcaagccattgacattaggaatacataggcgaccctggagtcgcagaacaccatcctcgccaataaaaacctccttggcaccaccctatagcACTGTCTCTCTGAGAACTGCCaaatgcggatcatcaaactgtcgggcCTTGATCTGCCCCAATAATGAAGACCGAGCAAAAACACATGCAAGTACTCGGCTgagctctaaaatatccaacctcacaagatggttagccaaggactaaatgtccaaatctagtggcctctccttcggtgaaataaatgccaagctacccatactctttgccttcctgcttaaggcatacacgaccacatttgccttgccctgatgataaagaatggtgatgtcataatctttcagtaactcgagccatctatgctgcctcaaattgagatccctttgctggAACAAATGCTGTAAGCTGCGATGATCAATATAAACCTTACATgacaccccatacagataatgcctccatatcttaagagcatgagcaatcgcagctaactccaaatcatgcacctgataattcttctcatgaatcttcagctgacgtgaagcatatgcaataactcgcccctcctgcatcaatacacaacccaagccaacgcgtgaagcatcgcaatataccatatacatccccgagccggaaggcaacactagaaccggtgctgtagtcaaagctgccttgagcttctggaagctcgctgCACAATCCTCAAACCAATGGAATGGAGCACGCTTCTGGGTCAATcttgtcaaaggtgctgcaatggatgaaaagccctccacaaaccggcgataatagcctgctaaccccaagaaacccctgatctcagtcgccgaagtgggacgagaccaactctgaactgcctcaatattcttaggatccactttaataccctctcctgatacagcatgccccaagaatgccacagactctagccaaaactcacatttggagaacttagcatatagctcctattctcgcaatgtctgaagtaccactctcaagtgctgctcgtgctcccccaggctacgtgagtaaatcaagatgtcatcgaTGAAGACAATAAtgaaggaatcaatataaggcctgaatatcaggttcatcaaatccataaatgccgatggggcattagtcaagccgaaggacatcactagaaactcataatgaccatatctggtatggaaggcagtctttggaacatctgagtcccgaatcttcaactgatggtaccttgatcttaagtcgatcttagaaaacaccatagcaccctgcaactggtcaaacaaatcatcgatacgcggcaacgggtacttgttcttaatggtaaccttgtttaactggcggtaatcaatgcacatccgcatagtcccatctttcttcttcacaaataacgctggtgcaccccaaggtgatatacttggtctcacaaacccctttgctaacaactcctcaagtagctccttcaactccttcaattctttcggagccatacggtacggtgggacagatataggctgggttcctggagccaaatcaatacagaaatcaatatcacgatctggtagCATGCCTGGAAGGtgagaaggaaacacatcggcgaactcccggactactggaACTGAATTAATCGTTGGAGACTCTGTGGTggtgtcccgaacataagctagataagccaaataacccttctcgaccatatgtcgagccttcagaaaagagatgacCCGACTAGCTATACTAACggaggaacccttccactccaatctcggaAACTCTGGCATCACtaaagtaacagtcttggcatgataatcaagGATGacgtgatatggggataaccagtccatgcccaggatgacctcaaagtcgatcatatcaagtaacagaaggtcctctctagtctcgtaaccacagaatgtaaccacacaggactggtagatccgatccacaatcacagaatcgcctacaggagtggacacataaataggagtacccaaggactcacgagaaataaCCAGGAAGTGAGCAAACAgatatgacacatatgaataggtagaccctggatcaaataataccgaagcatccctactgcaTACAGAAATAATACCAGTGATCAtgacatctgaggccactgcatctggtctggccggaaaagcatagaatctagctggagcgccgGTCGGCTGGGCTCCACCTGGTTGAACAATAGCTGGCTGACCTCCCCCtgcttggcctccacctctaggacggcccctacttGTATGCCCTCTGCCTCTGGGTGGCCGGATAGCCGGTGCTGTAATCatgggctgctgaccctgctgcacttcCTTGCTCCGAAGCCTGGGGAAGAATCTCCTCATGTGACCGAGATTTCCGCACTCAAAACAGCCCCTCGGTGTGGCGATCTGCTGCCCTAATGTCTCATCCTGATGGCCTGTAGACCCATTGGAAGAAgcctgaatagccggtgggcggtatgaactctctggcatggcactaagATAGGAGCTGGAAGAACCCTGGTGACCTGAGTACCCACTGAAAGAACCCTAGAgtgctggtgggcggtaagaactctctggtgtGGCACAGAAATAGGGGCgcgctggagcacctcgaggaggtggtggtgatgaatataggggcctgctaggctgacccctcccaaactgtCCTCTGCCCCTAActggggcacctctaaactctccagagaaaTGGGCCCTCTTGTCCTGCTGCGTCTGCTCTCTCCCTCTCTGACGgcaaccctcaatcctccgagaaTCTCCACTACCAGCtaataagaagtccccatctcaaacTCTCGGGCCATATTGGCCCTACTCTCTGCGTCCGTAGGaaatatcataagtgcatggcgagacaaatcaaaaaacctcgcctcatagtcagtcactgacatttgaccctgctcaagctgctcaaactgataccgcaactcttccctctcggagggtggaatatacctatccaggaaaagtTGTGTGAACTGGCTCCAAGTCATGGGAGGGGAAcctactggtctgccaagaagataagactgccaccacctacgggccatGCCCTCCATctggaaagtagtgaagtcaaccccatgaaactccagtatcctcatgttgtgcagtctgtccctacacctatcaatgaaatcctgggcatcctcatGACGCTCGCCTCCGAATACAAGAGGGTGTAACCTAGTCTATCTGTCCAATAACTTCTGCGGATTGTTGTCCGCAGtcggtctaggctcaggtgcagctgccgcaactggctgggctccgcccacgggtagtgcacctggAGTCTAATATACCGTAGTTGCGTGCCcgggagcctgagcagtaggggtctatgctccccctcCTCCCTGAGTTGTGGCTGGGtccactggaaataaaccagcctgagtcatggtATCCATGACCGCAtcatatggcccatgacctcctgaaagcccggtgctgtcATGAAATCTACTGTGGCTGGCTCTGCGGCAGGCACCTCGCCCCTGcttctcaataatgggatcctccactggatccgctggtggtgctACTAGGGCAGCTCTGGGAcgccctcgtcccctacctcgggtcggtgccctcccccggcctttGCCTCGCCCTCTAGCAATTGAGGGGGGGGGGgcagctcctcccgggtctggaacatccaccgtacgcgtcctcaccatatgtgagagaatagaagaaagaaacttagtgtaccatcaattgcacgataggagatgaataaagagtagtttcctaacatcctatagcctctcgaagataagtacagacgtctccgcactgatccgcaagactctattagacctacccataacttgtgagacctacgtgaacctagagctctgataccatgttgtcacgacccaactccatgcCAGGCCGTGATAGCATCCAAcaccgttgctggacaagccaacagtgaagaACTTAGTGATTtctctttttttgtttgttttttaagaaattccaacatttagctttacttaaATTTAAAACATttgataaataaaggattttaaggcaaacaaaTGAAAACATttaaaagcagttataactattgaattacaacccaaaaatcaaagtctactaatatGTGCCAAGATctgatgtcacaagtgtgtgggaaactagtagaatatacaaaagatgactatcctactatctaaaatagaatagacagataaaaacaaaagagaaactccggcAGACTGCTGAACGGCTAAgaaggggcagctcaccgtgaagtctcggtccaagattAGGTATGCGCGTggggcgggtaactagatgcaccagcctcaaatcctgtacaattaagtacagaagtgtagtatgagtacataaacaatatgtaaccattaagtatcccgcctaacctcgaagaagtagcgaCGAGGGTTCGACTTGACACTTATTAGGCcgataataatataattaaaaaactattctaagcatggatatcatgaatgatactgtcagttcaaaaacaggaagagataagtccttctttcataattataacataaatttcAGCAATATTATTTAGCAGCTttcatttcaaggcatttaagtaGAATAAATCATGGAGAATTTCTATATAATTAGCATGtacaattatgccgaggtcgtactgcCCGAtccaataaaatatttaaactgtgcactgccggagggtcgaatggcacgaaccatagatgcatctatttactaccgaggcgctcggcccgatccacaaataataattattttcaagaaaacacaagtttctcatttacagtcaagtatttcatacaaaccttcaagtaagtgaattcaACCTTATAAAGTTCtattatcaatttctatcatgattaagtgattatattaacaagtaagggcacaaatattccaagtatagcatgatacgggtcctaaactacccgaacaatagcataatagtagctatgtacggactctcatcacctagtacgtacgtaacccccacaattaggtacaaacatttatttaattcacctatggggttaattccctcttacaaggttagaaaggagacttacctcgtctcaaagcctacttcccaattcaagaacgcgctcaaaccaccaaatttgatgccaaacgactcgaagctagtcaaacattacataaactaatcaatttatgctcaaaagttcataattccatcatttaagtgattacccaacctaaattgcaagattcctaaaattcacccccgggcccacatgctcggatttcgGAAATATTTAAAGAAGGTTATTagccataaccttaggaacatgaaTATATAGTTTTTACTGAATTCCATAACAAATTGCgtagttaaatctcatttttatcaaaaacctaggttttcacctaaacccatgattttccttaatttacatgtcataatctacccataaactatgtatttaactctcgttaagtagaaattacttaccgcacaaagctaggtcgaaatcccctcattcaaagctctcaaatcgcccaagagtgagcCTGTGTTAAATGAGCCCTCACTGCCCAACGACTTTCGCACCTGTGGTGctttgggtcgcacctgcggtcccgctCCTATGGAAAATGCCTCGCAGGTTCGCTTTTCCCTCATCTGGtcaggctccgcatctgcggacaagaaaGGCCGCTTCTGCTAGCCTAGCCGGACTTACGACCAtatctctcgcacctgcgctcacgcaggtgcgcccaatcttcTGCATCTGCGGATTCTGAGCTGCCCTCCATTTCTCGCTTCTAtggctcgtggctcgcacctgcggctgaccaagcaCAAGTGTGATTATGATagatctgggagcttcagctATTGCTCCAAGCTCCCAAcgtggtccgagcctcgtccgattgacactcgggggccccggggccccgcccgaaca
Protein-coding sequences here:
- the LOC138899162 gene encoding uncharacterized protein codes for the protein MPESSYRPPAIQASSNGSTGHQDETLGQQIATPRGCFECGNLGHMRRFFPRLRSKEVQQGQQPMITAPAIRPPRGRGHTSRGRPRGGGQAGGGQPAIVQPGGAQPTGAPARFYAFPARPDAVASDVMITGIISVCSRDASVLFDPGSTYSYVSYLFAHFLVISRESLGYYRRFVEGFSSIAAPLTRLTQKRAPFHWFEDCAASFQKLKAALTTAPLTAFVPAKGSQFEAA